The Megalobrama amblycephala isolate DHTTF-2021 linkage group LG1, ASM1881202v1, whole genome shotgun sequence genome segment CAGAGTAGTGTGAAAATATTGTTTACTATAAATAATGAGAGATAAACTAATTCCAAAATGTTTTaactcatatttttatatactatataaaCATGTAGCATATATTCATTAAATTTATTACATTCATATAtttacactactattcaaaagttgttgtttttttttcagtaaaatacaataaaaccaCTAATAacgtgaaatattactacaaactccagtcgtcagtgtcacatgatctttcagaaatcattctaatatgatgatatgttatatttctgattatcaatgttgaaaacagttgtgctgcttcaaatattcaaaacacaatgaaatagtTATGACTAATAATGATCATCAAAGCAAATacatcataattttgacatagagttatttgaattaaatatgAAATCAATGATTATTACATTGGTATTGGTGATTTCCATCCTCATAACCACCCTTAACACATCCTTTCATACTTCTCTTCTAGCTTGGCGATTATCTACACGGTATTCTCTGCCTCTAACCTTATAGCGCCCTCAGTGATAGCTGTTGTTGGACCTCAGCTGTCTTTGTTTTTTAGTGGAATTGTTTACAGGTAAGTCCCTGAAGGgctttctgtcataatttagtCATTTTCTCAGAATGTATGATGAAATAGTTTTCTCTCTGGTCTCTTTTAGTGCTTATATTGCTGTTTTCATCCATCCGTACACTGCCTCATTCTACACTTTATCTGTATTAGTTGGAATTGCCGCTGCAGGTGCGATATCATTATCTGTTTAGTTATGAAAACATACTATGTAGGCACACATTCTCTAAAACTTTCCTCAAACATTGTCTCTTGCAGTGCTCTGGACGGCCCAGGGGAATCTGCTCACCATCAACTCCAAAGATTCCACCATTGGGAGAAACAGTGGAATATTTTGGGCATTGATGCAGTTTAGGTATGTCCTACTTGTTGACATTGAGCATGTGTAGAAGGAAAAATGGTACATAAGGTactatgatttatttatttgttctctTTTGCAGCTTATTCTTTGGTAATCTCTACATATATCTTGCCTGGCATAGCAAGAGTCACATAACAGGTGAGTACATATTGTTCAACTATGACCACTTTGGTGGAAATCACCCCATAACTGGGGTAATGTGTGTACAagtcagggttgccaggttttcacaacaaaacccaccctacactctaaaaaaaaatgtaaaaaaatggtgctatatagtactaaaagtggttatttggctcgtaatcataggggaaccactttaagtgctgtatagcaccaaaccttggtgcttcagtggttctttggggtggttaaggtgctatatagcaccactgccgtatacagaacctgttaagccactgtatggttcttcagcggttctttggggtggttaaggtgctatatagcaccactgcTGTACAAAGAATCTGTTAAGCCCCTTTAAAGTTTCTTTACGAGCCAAAGAATCACTGTTGGTGCTgtttagcaccatttttgttgaagaaataaaatgcaatatggCATCTCTTATGGGTTCTACGTAGCACCATTTGACAAAGGTGCTGTAGAGCACTTTTAAAGATATGGCGCTACATGGCAACAAAAGTGGTTATGATTACGAgccaagaaccacttttagtgaTATAtagcaccttttttttttttagagtgtattgcTTCTCAAAACTAGTCCAAAACTAACCCAATTGCATTTCCTGGGGGGTACTACCGCATTTTTGGCAGGGTTCCcttggtaaaattcgcattccaggggctaaatatagtgttttttggggtcgcttcaacccgcaGACATGAAAAACAGCCCGTGGCAACAGTgaaaaagtagcccaattccacaggaaaaccacggacttggcaacactggtacAAGTTGAAGTAACAataattttagttaaataatttacttatttcatataacaaaaagataaaaatgaaaCCTCCATACAAAATAATTTCTGAATGGTTACACAGAATTATAATTTAGGTCTCTAGTCAAATAAAGCTGAAAAACTTCTTTTGCTGGTGCCAGATAAGGACCGCCAGACAGTTTTCATCACACTCACGGTCATCAGTCTGGTGGGCAACTTCCTCTTTTTCCTGATCCAGCGACCAGACCCAGAACCTGCACCTTCTGATGCCTCTGAGTCACTTCTACCAACAGACATCTCTGACAGTACTGATGTGGTGTATGTACATATTCTTATCCTCTTCTGCAAATCAAGACACTAATCTGGACCAGTTTAATCATATCatattctgtcttttttccttTGCTTTGCTTCCTATTCTTGTTACTTTTTTAAGTCCATCCCAGAGTCTGTGCTCTCAGGCATTGGAGGCATTCAGTAAGTGGCactaaaatatataagaatGTATGAGTTTAAAGCATAAGTTACATCTTCTCTTTCTACATATCTCTTCAACAGAGAGATCCATACAGCTGGCTATGACCAAAGAGATGCTTTTATTGAGCATACCCTTTGCATACTCTGGTAAGTTCAGTCCTCTATAAGAAAATCTATGTGGTAGCAGTGATAGTTTACACCATGATGACAGATAAAGCAAGCagattatgaaaataaaagggCCCAAAACAGAGCCCTGGGGTCCCCCTTTAGTAGCAGGGAGTTCTTTTGGAtactaataaataatttataattattatactatatattatataataatactatatactatataataacataatatttatatgcaatattttacagttttgagtgttgtttttgttaacaaaaagtgttattattaactattaaagggttagttcacccaaaaatgaaaataatgtcatttattactcaccatcatgtcgtttcacacccgtaagaccttcattcatcttcagaacacaaattaagatatttttgatgaaatccgattgCTCAGTggggcctccatagccagcaatgacatttcctctctcaagatccattaatgtactaaaaacatatttaaatcagttcatgtgagtacagtggttcaatattaatattataaagcgacaagaatatttttagtgcaccaaaaaaacaaaataacgacttatatagtgatggccgatttcaaaacactgcttcattaagcttcggagcgttacgaatcttttgtgtcgaatcaacggttcggagtgccaaagtcacgtgatttcagcagtttagcggtttgacacgtgatcagacgctgattcataacgctctgaagcttaaTTGgactggatcttgagagaggaaatgtcattgctggctatggaggcctcactgagccatcggatttcaactaaaatatcttaatttgtgtgaagatgaacgaaggtcttacgggtgtggaacgacatgagggtgagtaattaatgacattattttcatttttgggtgaactaactctttaataaACTGATCTTTTGGGTTGTGTCCATCAAGTTCCAAATAATAAAAGACTAAATAATAAGTACCCTTTTCTTTTGTAAACTATTTAATTCACTGGATTATCCAAAAATAAGCATGGattaaaataactatattgCGATATTTACCATTACAGTAATATTTATAATGTGATGTAGGATTTCGGACATACTGTCCACCCCACTGACTATCCTTTGGAGGGCTATCTAAGTtctgtaaaatatatgaatatcaGATAGGATGGATTATATTGGCACAGTCATTGTTATAAATCGGTTGGTGGGCCAGCCTATAGTAGACTAGCTGAACTGTGATGTTGAGACAATGTTGCTGCCTATCTGTACAGGTCTCGAGCTTACCTTTTACAGCGGGGTGTATGGAACATGTTTAGGGGCCATGACTCAATTTGGAGAAGGTGCCAAGGGTCTCATCGGCCTCTCTGGAATTTTGATCGGTGTTGGTGAAATACTTGGTAAGTCAGTTACAACTATTGTGCTTCTGTTCTCGGTGAGCATGGCAAAGCAAATGTAACAAGACTATTTCTCTGTTTAACCAGGAGGGGGAGTATTTGGGATCATGGATAAGTGTAACCGTTTTGGCAGAAACCCGGTAGTGTTTTTGGGGCTGATTACGCACATCGTGGCATTCTTCCTCATCTTCCTCAACATAGCCAATGATGCTCCTGTGGCCCCAGAGGAAGGCACACAAATGCAAGCTTTTATCCAACCCAGGTAAGAGACAACAGCTACAGTACTAGACTGTCCATCAAGCATGGGGATCGAGAATGA includes the following:
- the mfsd11 gene encoding UNC93-like protein MFSD11 encodes the protein MSPEGKTLLNVVVLGLGFMVMFTAFSTCGNIEQTVIKSFNSTEFHGSGYTSLAIIYTVFSASNLIAPSVIAVVGPQLSLFFSGIVYSAYIAVFIHPYTASFYTLSVLVGIAAAVLWTAQGNLLTINSKDSTIGRNSGIFWALMQFSLFFGNLYIYLAWHSKSHITDKDRQTVFITLTVISLVGNFLFFLIQRPDPEPAPSDASESLLPTDISDSTDVVPSQSLCSQALEAFKRSIQLAMTKEMLLLSIPFAYSGLELTFYSGVYGTCLGAMTQFGEGAKGLIGLSGILIGVGEILGGGVFGIMDKCNRFGRNPVVFLGLITHIVAFFLIFLNIANDAPVAPEEGTQMQAFIQPSVALALICSFLLGLGDSCFNTQLISIVGFLFRDDSAPAFAVFKFVQSITAAVAFFYSNYLLLQWQLLIMVLVGFLGTVTFFVVEWAAISRRQDSDYDSI